A region of Heteronotia binoei isolate CCM8104 ecotype False Entrance Well chromosome 2, APGP_CSIRO_Hbin_v1, whole genome shotgun sequence DNA encodes the following proteins:
- the LOC132567474 gene encoding gap junction beta-6 protein-like: MGTDTLVQLLSGTTMLAPRLGRAGLSVLMAVRLAALAVGARALWQDEVGDVGCDATASCRLACFDSAFPVSPFSLFLLQAAVVSTHGLACSFLWHPPDCQGKGWLRDRTQQLRLHLLSVLARILLEAIFLGTFHALYTRYPPVLHCPPSTLCPNSVVCTIRNAQWKDTFNLFVAGISWACVAVCLVVLYFAVTKIVQLPLRPAKMHSEHPLLAECA; encoded by the coding sequence ATGGGGACAGACACGCTCGTGCAGCTGCTCAGCGGCACAACTATGCTAGCCCCTCGCCTGGGCCGAGCCGGGCTGTCCGTCCTCATGGCAGTGCGGCTGGCAGCGTTGGCGGTGGGAGCCAGAGCCCTCTGGCAGGACGAGGTTGGGGACGTGGGCTGCGATGCCACTGCCAGCTGCCGCCTGGCTTGCTTTGATTCCGCTTTCCCGGTCTCCCCCTTCAGCCTCTTCCTGCTGCAGGCGGCTGTTGTCTCCACGCACGGTTTGGCTTGCTCCTTCCTGTGGCACCCGCCCGACTGCCAGGGGAAGGGGTGGCTCCGCGACAGAACCCAACAGCTCCGACTCCATTTGCTGAGCGTCCTGGCTCGAATCCTCCTGGAAGCCATCTTCCTGGGGACGTTCCACGCTCTCTACACCCGCTACCCGCCCGTCTTGCACTGTCCTCCTTCAACACTGTGCCCCAACTCTGTAGTGTGCACCATCCGGAATGCCCAATGGAAAGACACCTTCAACCTCTTTGTAGCTGGCATTTCCTGGGCCTGTGTGGCTGTTTGCCTGGTGGTACTTTACTTTGCCGTCACTAAAATCGTCCAGCTTCCATTGCGGCCTGCAAAGATGCACTCGGAACATCCCCTTTTAGCAGAATGTGCTTGA